CGGTGAACGTGACTTCGCAATGACCGCCGAGCATAGAACGGTCCATTGTGCCGATATGCCGCGCGACCTTGATTCCGGCGCGATCGGCCGGAGCGAGCAGCATCGTGGCGCCGCCCCGATCCCCCGGCTCGCCGCTGGTGCGGGCCATGACGATGAAGAAGCCCGCTCCGTCCGCGCCGGTGATGAACCACTTGCGTCCATTGACCAACCAGCCCCCCGCGACCCGCGTGGCGGTCGTGGTGAGCAATGACGGATCCGAGCCGGCGCCTGGCGCCGGCTCGGTCATCGCGAATGCGCTCCGCACCTCACCTCGCACGAGAGGACGGAGGTACTGCTGGCGCTGCTCCGCTGTCGCCACGTGGTCGAGGAGATGGATGTTGCCCTCGTCGGGAGCGTTGATGTTCAACGCCATCGCTCCGAACAGAGAGCGGCCTGCGGTTTCGAACACGGGTGCACGGTCGACCATGCCGAGGCCGAGTCCGCCGAGGTCTGCGGGGCCGTGCGGGGACAACAGCCCGCGTGCACGGGCACCGGCCTGAAGCCGGATGCGCAGCGACTCTCCGCCGGCTGCCTCGACGTCGCCGTCGTGCTCGTCGTCCACGGGCAGGACGTGCTCGGCGATGAACTCCTCGACACCGGTGACCAGGCTTGCCGGCGGCGCAGCCTCGGCTTGTTCAGGGACCGTCGGTGGGGTCATCACCGCACTCCTTCACTCTGCTCCGGACGGCCTCGCGCCGCTTGTCCGGACTCGGCCGGGACACCCTCGATGTGATCGCGCACGGTCAGGGGCATGGAAGGGAAGGTAGCCGCACCTCAGCCGGCTGGCGCGATCATCGGTCCGCTCCGCTGAACACCTCGCTCGACGGCATCCGCAGAACCAGCGAACCTCGACGCTATGACTGAGAGCGGAGACGGAGCGGCGTCTGCCCCGTTCGACCTGACCGGCAAGGTGGCGCTGGTCACGGGCGGGAACGGCGGCATCGGTCTCGGCATGGCCGAGGGGCTGGCTCGCGCCGGTGCCGCTGTCGCCATCTGGGGTCGAGACGGTACGAAGCTCGAAACGGCCGCGGGAAAGCTGGCGCAGTACGGCGCCCCGGTGCACACGGCGATGGTCGACGTCAGCGACGCCGACGCCGTGGCCTCGGCCACCGAGGACACGGTCCGGCGCCTCGGTCGAATCGACGCGGTATTCGCGAACGCCGGCGTCGGCGGACGCACCAAGTTCCTGGATCTCGACCCTTCCGAGTTGCACCGTGTCCTGGCCACCGACCTCGACGGCGCGCTGTGGACGTTGCGAGAGGCGGCGCGCCACATGGTGGCGCGGGCCGAGACAGGGGACCCCGGGGGGTCCTTGGTCACCATCTCCAGTGTCTCCGCGATCCGCGGGGCGCCCACGCTGCAGTCGTACGCTGCGGCGAAGGGCGCGCTCGCCTCGGTCACCCGGGGGCTCGCGGTCGAGTTCGGACGCCACGCTATCCGCGCCAACACGATCATCCCCGGCTGGATCCGTACCGAGATGACCGCGGGCAGTTTCGACCGTCCGCACGTCCAGGAAGCGATCCTCAAGCGGGTGCCGATCCGGCGTTGGGGTACGAGTGCGGACTTCGCCGGCCTCGCTGTCTACCTTGCGTCCAACGCTTCCGCCTACCACACGGGCGACACCTTGGTCGTCGACGGCGGCTACACGGTGTCCTGAAAAGAGTGTCATTCATGGAGGAGCAGATGAGCGAGCAACGAACCGGTCCGGCGGCCGACGGCCCGGTCCTGGTGGTCGGGGCGACCGGAAAGCAGGGCGGAGCGGCTGCGCGAGCACTCCTGGCCGCCGGAGTCCCGGTCCGTGCGC
Above is a window of Streptomyces sp. SAI-135 DNA encoding:
- a CDS encoding acyl-CoA dehydrogenase family protein is translated as MTPPTVPEQAEAAPPASLVTGVEEFIAEHVLPVDDEHDGDVEAAGGESLRIRLQAGARARGLLSPHGPADLGGLGLGMVDRAPVFETAGRSLFGAMALNINAPDEGNIHLLDHVATAEQRQQYLRPLVRGEVRSAFAMTEPAPGAGSDPSLLTTTATRVAGGWLVNGRKWFITGADGAGFFIVMARTSGEPGDRGGATMLLAPADRAGIKVARHIGTMDRSMLGGHCEVTFTDVVVPDTDVLGAVDEGFRYAQVRLGPARMTHVMRWTGAAQRAHEVAIEHVAGRRAFAGRLADLGMVQQLIADSEIDLAATRALLLEACRELDEGGHASASTSIAKTFASEALNRVVDRAVQMCGALGVSDELPVAKIARELRPFRIYDGPSEVHRWAIARRAIRWIAGS
- a CDS encoding SDR family oxidoreductase, which gives rise to MTESGDGAASAPFDLTGKVALVTGGNGGIGLGMAEGLARAGAAVAIWGRDGTKLETAAGKLAQYGAPVHTAMVDVSDADAVASATEDTVRRLGRIDAVFANAGVGGRTKFLDLDPSELHRVLATDLDGALWTLREAARHMVARAETGDPGGSLVTISSVSAIRGAPTLQSYAAAKGALASVTRGLAVEFGRHAIRANTIIPGWIRTEMTAGSFDRPHVQEAILKRVPIRRWGTSADFAGLAVYLASNASAYHTGDTLVVDGGYTVS